A DNA window from Zerene cesonia ecotype Mississippi chromosome 28, Zerene_cesonia_1.1, whole genome shotgun sequence contains the following coding sequences:
- the LOC119837560 gene encoding facilitated trehalose transporter Tret1-2 homolog, with the protein MGEDRHESKEPKAEETQGEEENRSTGTDADTNIPNTDTNTQKQTDNKRNDKEKSNYVQNIMHSGLSLHSNNIKDEMLLPDSKTVARFSPIWKQSLASMAAIFLTFTSGLTSGYSAILLPQLKDSGSSIPTDESTASWIAAMAALPMAPGCLISGWLMEKFGRRNAHFIVSGPFLLGWILIACSNNLALMLLGRFFTGLCVGLLGPLAPVFISETTDPKYRGIFLAGISLAIAVGIFVSHLIGTWVHWQWTALICCIFPVISVILLTMVPESPTWLIAKGEIEDGVKAFGWLRGYSKEAKAELKAILEKKKAEECKPVMSLQQKIISLKSPELLKPLMIMIMFFVTCQFSGVNAIAFYSIEIIEKAVGKGIDHYLAMLVIDTLRTVMSVVACIICKKYGRRPLTMISGIFTALSMVGLSMYLYFTDGKQTNMTWLPLTCLMAYICAISIGLVPIPWMMCGELFPTKVRGLGSGISSATTFVAFFVVVKTAPGMMSNFGEVITFLSYGLIALLGTGVLYFILPETKGKSLQEIEDKFKKPKESIA; encoded by the exons ATGGGAGAAGACAGACACGAGAGCAAGGAACCAAAAGCTGAAGAAACGCAAGGCGAAGAAGAAAATAGAAGTACAGGCACTGACGCAGACACAAATATACCAAATACagacacaaacacacaaaaacagaCGGACAATAAAAGGAATGATAAGGAAAAATCCAACTATGTACAGAATATAATGCACTCCGGTCTATCGTTGCATAGTAACAATATTAAAGACGAAATGTTATTGCCTGATTCAAAGACAGTGGCCAGATTCTCTCCAATATGGAAAcag aGCCTCGCGTCCATGGCAGCCATTTTCCTCACCTTCACATCAGGTCTGACTTCAGGCTACTCAGCAATTCTTCTCCCGCAGCTCAAGGACTCCGGCAGTTCCATACCGACCGATGAAAGCACCGCCTCTTGGATTG cGGCAATGGCTGCGCTACCAATGGCCCCGGGCTGTCTCATTTCTGGCTGGCTTATGGAGAAATTCGGAAGGCGCAACGCACATTTCATAGTCAGCGGCCCTTTCCTTCTTGGCTGGATACTCATCGCGTGCTCTAATAACCTAGCCCTTATGCTGCTAGGAAGATTTTTTACCGGCCTTTGCGTTGGTTTACTAGGACCCCTCGCGCCTGTGTTCATCAGTGAAACCACAGACCCAAAATATAGAGGCATCTTCCTGGCGGGGATATCGCTAGCAATTGCTGTGGGCATTTTCGTATCCCATCTCATTGGTACTTGGGTGCATTGGCAATGGACGGCTTTAATCTGCTGCATATTCCCAGTAATATCAGTAATTTTACTAACCATGGTCCCAGAAAGCCCTACGTGGTTGATTGCCAAGGGGGAAATAGAAGATGGCGTGAAAGCATTCGGATGGTTGAGAGGTTACAGCAAAGAGGCGAAAGCCGAACTGAAAGCGATTTTGGAGAAGAAGAAGGCAGAAGAATGCAAGCCGGTTATGAGTTTGCAGCAGAAAATCATTAGCCTTAAGAGTCCGGAGTTATTAAAACCACTCATGATTATGATTATGTTCTTTGTGACTTGCCAGTTCTCTGGCGTGAACGCTATTGCATTTTACTCAATAGAAATAATCGAAAAAGCAGTGGGTAAGGGAATAGATCATTATTTAGCCATGTTAGTGATCGATACACTCCGGACAGTGATGTCCGTCGTTGCTTGCATCATTTGTAAGAAATATGGACGCAGACCATTGACGATGATAAGCGGAATATTCACAGCGTTATCAATGGTCGGTCTATCAATGTATCTGTATTTCACGGACGGCAAACAAACTAATATGACGTGGCTGCCATTGACGTGTTTGATGGCGTACATTTGCGCGATATCCATTGGTCTAGTACCGATTCCTTGGATGATGTGTGGAGAGTTGTTCCCCACAAAAGTGAGAGGCTTAGGCTCGGGAATCAGTTCTGCGACGACGTTCGTAGCTTTCTTTGTTGTTGTTAAGACTGCTCCGGGCATGATGTCTAATTTCGGTGAAGTTATTACATTCCTCTCGTACGGTCTGATAGCACTATTAGGAACTGGCGTGTTGTACTTTATTTTACCAGAAACAAAAGGCAAAAGCTTACAGGAAATCGAAGATAAGTTCAAGAAACCAAAAGAAAGTATAGcgtaa